Genomic window (Candidatus Caldatribacterium sp.):
GCCGCTAAGAATGAGCAAGAGGAACAAATCCCTTCGTACCATAGTGGAACCTCCCCTGCAGGAATCTCGGAAGAAGAATAGAGGGAAGTGAGGGCGAGGGGAATAGGTAACATTTCCTATTTTTCGCCGCTCGAGTCATAGGAAATATTTCCTATTCCTAAACTGATGGAATAGAAAATGTAGAGTTCCTCTTTCCGGGGAACTCTACATTGCTATCCAGAAGACAGGGGCCCTATCACCTGGGAAAAGGTGGGGGTGGAGGAGGTGGAAATGACGGTGGGGGCGGACAGGTTGCGCAACCCGGCGAAGGAGTAGGAGGCGAAGTAGGAGTAGGGGTTGGAGTTACCTCAGGAGTTGAAATGGGGGTAGGAGTCGGGGTTCCTGCTGGCTCGTCTCCTCCAGGAATATCAGTTCCTTCTCCTGGAGCGCCAAAGAGAACGTTAACAAGGCTTTCTGCAAGAGCTCTGACTCCGGGATCTCCCTGGGCATCTCCACAGTTAGCAAGAACTGCTTTCACCGCCTCTGGAAGCTCATCCCCAGGATTGATTCCAGGAATGTCTTTTATCGCTATGACCCCGGGGTAGAGTTCATTGGCCACTTCCCAGACTATGACCTGGGCCGTCGTAAAGTAGTTCGCCTCTCCGACATCCTGAGAAGCGACAACGGTAGTAATGCCCCGCTTGACCCGGATGCTGTCCTTTTCCGCGTAGAGTACATAGGCCTCTCCGGAATACCCTCGGAAGAGAAAGGCTCCCTGGCTATCGGTCGTCGTCGTAATAAGACTTCCCTGGTCCCCGATGATGGTGACTTTGGCATTCGGAAGCGGCAGTCCCTCGAGGATGACCGGGTTAGGGTCAAAGTCAAGATAGCACGCATTTTCCGGGTTGGCAACCACTCCCCGGATGTCAACAGGCGCCTTCCCTCCAGGCCCCGGAGAACATCCAGCGATAAAGAAGAGGGCTGCCAGCACCGCAGCTACACCTAAAAGAATTCTCTTCATAATATTCCCTCCGTTCAGCGTATTTCCTCACTGTGGTACACTTCGCACTCTCCATTGATACACGTAACCACAGTGGTGCTCGATACCGAAATGCTCTGGCTCCAGGAGGACGTAACCGTTCCAGTGTAGGTAGTTTCGCCTTCAGCGTACTCGGAAATCCTTGGGGCAATTTCCCCATCCTCACATCCTGCGGCTAAGATACCTGAAAGGGCCAAGAGAATGGTAAGAGAAAACAGGAAGTACCTCACGCCGAACCCTCCTCTCCTAAAGTCTCTGGGGAAGGTCCGCCTTCCACACCCTCAGCTTCCTCTCCTCCACCGGACGATCCAGAGGAGGACTCGCTCTCTGTGTCTCCGTCCTCTCCTCCACCAGGAGACCCAGGAGTCTCAGTTACCACAGTCCAGGAGTTATCTGCGAAAACCACGGTGATCATGGGGGAAAAGTTCACGTTAATGCCGATTTGGAAGTTGTTCTGGACAATAGTGGCAACATTGAGGGCCACAAGGTCTGCCGTAGCGCTCTGGGAGAGAAGGACGAGCTGCTCGCTCGTTAAAGCGTTCCCCTGGAGAATATCCTGACCATCAATGGAAATGCCGAAAAGGCTGAGGTTGAGATCGAGATTCAAGGGAACAGCGACCCCGGAGGAAGACGCGTTCGTTCCTGTTTGCGTGTTCGACGGGGCTTGAGTGTCTGCGTTCACCGAAGACGAGAAAGAGGAAAAGCCCGGAGATTCTTCCTCCT
Coding sequences:
- a CDS encoding carboxypeptidase regulatory-like domain-containing protein; this translates as MKRILLGVAAVLAALFFIAGCSPGPGGKAPVDIRGVVANPENACYLDFDPNPVILEGLPLPNAKVTIIGDQGSLITTTTDSQGAFLFRGYSGEAYVLYAEKDSIRVKRGITTVVASQDVGEANYFTTAQVIVWEVANELYPGVIAIKDIPGINPGDELPEAVKAVLANCGDAQGDPGVRALAESLVNVLFGAPGEGTDIPGGDEPAGTPTPTPISTPEVTPTPTPTSPPTPSPGCATCPPPPSFPPPPPPPFPR